A genomic segment from Corylus avellana chromosome ca5, CavTom2PMs-1.0 encodes:
- the LOC132181636 gene encoding putative disease resistance protein RGA3 codes for MAEIVLFDTAGSIIRSLGSLALQEIGVLWGFKDELRKLGDTVSTIQAVLLDAEEKQAQNHAVKDWLRKLKDAMYDDDDLLDDYSTQLLRRQVMTRYKKMAKQVCIFFSKSNQLVYGFKIGHKIKAVRARLDEIATDRIKFGFNEHTTSTQFEHMKRLDTHSFVHGEDVIGREDDKESIKKLLFDPNMNEKNVSIIPIVGIGGQGKTTLAQYVYNDEEVRRHFDLRMWACVSDPFDVKTIIVKLIESATKERPKSLEMDPLQSELRAKINGKRYLLVLDDVWNENRGTWSNLEKLLVGGLRGSKVLITTRSEKIAEITGTVSPYPLRGLSESSSWNLFKKMAFKNGEEPNNPKLVEIGREIIQKCAQVPLAIRSIGGLLYFKNSEDDWLYFKNHDLYKITQQENDIFPILKLSYDHLPSHLKQCFAFCSLFPKDYEIEMEVLIQLWIAQGFLHSSYGNRHLEDIGREYFMDLLWRSFFQDVQRDIVGEIGKCKMHDLIHDLAQLVAGEECTILYPDREKVVGRTRHVAFHSSNSLPDIPALLPKPNKMRTLLLGIPILPRLDDELNLNNAVLELNKSVSNTLISSFKCLRALNLSQSSIQKVPNSIGKLEHLRFLDLSRNKDIKLLPASITKLQNLQTLRLDYCLKLKELPEETRNLISLRHLGLDGCNSLTHMPPGLIKLTALQTLSLYILGKKKSSLSKPMDGLDELRGDLWIKGLEHSRSSASEAKAANLERKRHLQWLILEWDPESSDESDKAIANDEQLLQNLRPHLNLNLLSIFGYAGVTLSSWVSSLSNLTAIQIANCKWLQHIPPLDRFPFLERLYLKNLSELKYIGNDGSDVSSSPLKILRTLTLINLPKLSGWRKTRETDHLPLFPSFPSLSFLCIKNCPMMSLTTPSSPSPLSDLPKLKYLYLVELEQLEYLPLEWLQNLSSLETLGILDCCKMRISISPLFQHLTSLENLFILRCEELISNENEDGAHGLGPTRFGHLSIIGVPNLVSLPIELRDVTTLQGLQIMYCPSLVSLPEWISDLTSLQELEVVNCPKLISLPEGMRRLTSLRRLTIAECPCLEERCEQGTGEDWPKIAHVPNFRKGSDGNLKEWIASRTRQFVEQAYSFTYGHFFRQSDLYKALTFTAWSFNYLLKDHKVLKAEAVDISLGVDQEAFVKMVLYVHCPKRDNSFDTCWPVCQLEQQLFDHVFPSSSEDVSCLAPLISPLFIDQIFSSFSMCGAMVEAYSIEILLMLDGSNGVASHPLQELQPTKTTDDPKIKALLALGTKKKKKGKDGDKGEESTQA; via the exons ATGGCGGAAATAGTTCTCTTTGACACTGCTGGGAGCATCATTAGGAGTTTGGGCTCTCTTGCTCTCCAAGAGATTGGAGTGTTATGGGGTTTCAAAGATGAGCTTCGAAAGCTCGGGGACACCGTTTCCACCATCCAAGCTGTGCTTTTGGACGCAGAGGAGAAACAAGCCCAGAACCATGCGGTCAAAGATTGGCTTCGAAAACTCAAGGATGCCATGTACGACGACGATGACTTGCTGGATGACTACTCCACTCAACTTCTACGCCGACAAGTGATGACACGGTATAAGAAGATGGCAAAACAG GTATgcatcttcttttccaaatcaaaCCAGCTTGTATATGGCTTTAAAATTGGTCATAAGATCAAGGCAGTTAGGGCGAGACTGGATGAAATTGCAActgataggatcaaatttggCTTCAATGAGCACACCACATCGACACAGTTTGAGCATATGAAAAGACTAGATACACACTCATTTGTACATGGGGAAGATGTCATTGGGAGAGAGGATGATAAGGAGTCTATTAAAAAGCTGTTATTCGATCCCAATATGAATGAGAAGAATGTTTCCATAATTCCCATAGTTGGGATTGGTGGACAAGGAAAGACCACGCTTGCGCAGTATGTGTACAATGACGAGGAGGTTCGAAGACATTTTGACTTGAGGATGTGGGCATGTGTCTCTGATCCTTTTGACGTGAAAACTATCATTGTAAAGCTTATAGAATCTGCGACTAAGGAGAGACCTAAAAGCCTTGAGATGGATCCATTGCAAAGTGAGCTTCGAGCAAAAATTAATGGGAAGCgatatttacttgttttagacGATGTGTGGAATGAGAATCGTGGTACATGGTCCAACTTGGAAAAGTTGTTAGTGGGTGGCCTAAGAGGAAGCAAAGTTTTGATTACTACACGTAGCGAAAAGATTGCAGAGATTACAGGTACAGTTTCACCATATCCTTTGAGAGGTTTATCTGAAAGCAGTTCTtggaatttatttaagaaaatggcaTTTAAAAACGGGGAAGAGCCAAATAATCCAAAGCTAGTAGAAATTGGAAGGGAGATCATACAAAAGTGTGCACAAGTTCCTCTTGCTATAAGGAGCATTGGGGgtctattatatttcaaaaattcgGAAGATGATTGGTTGTACTTTAAAAACCATGATctttacaaaataactcaacaagaaaatgatatttttccaatACTTAAGTTGAGTTATGATCATCTCCCATCACACTTGAAGCaatgttttgccttttgttcGTTGTTTCCAAAAGATTATGAAATTGAAATGGAGGTGTTGATTCAGTTATGGATAGCTCAAGGCTTTCTTCATTCATCATATGGAAATAGACATCTTGAAGATATTGGTCGCgaatattttatggatttgcttTGGAGGTCGTTTTTCCAAGACGTACAAAGAGATATAGTTGGTGAAATAGGAAAGtgcaaaatgcatgaccttATTCATGATCTTGCACAGTTAGTAGCAGGTGAGGAGTGCACAATTTTATATCCAGATAGAGAAAAAGTAGTTGGAAGAACTCGTCATGTGGCATTTCATTCTTCAAATTCATTACCAGATATTCCTGCTCTTTTGCCCAAGCCTAACAAAATGAGAACACTTCTTCTAGGCATTCCAATACTTCCAAGACTTGATGATGAACTTAACTTGAACAATGCAGTACTTGAGTTGAATAAGTCAGTATCTAATAcacttatttcaagttttaaatgctTGCGTGCTTTGAATTTGAGTCAGTCGAGTATTCAAAAAGTGCCGAATTCCATTGGCAAGTTAGAGCATTTAAGATTTTTAGATCTGTCTAGGAATAAAGATATCAAACTACTCCCCGCTTCTATAACTAAAttgcagaatttgcaaacactaagACTAGACTATTGTCTTAAACTTAAAGAATTGCCAGAAGAGACTAGAAACTTAATCAGCCTAAGGCATCTTGGACTAGATGGGTGTAATAGCTTAACGCATATGCCTCCTGGACTTATAAAGTTGACCGCTCTCCAAACATTGTCCCTATACattttagggaagaaaaaaagttctcTCTCCAAGCCAATGGATGGTTTAGATGAGTTGAGAGGAGATTTATGGATCAAGGGTTTAGAGCACTCGAGATCTTCTGCATCAGAAGCAAAGGCTGCAAACTTGGAGAGGAAGCGACATCTTCAATGGCTGATATTAGAGTGGGACCCAGAATCTAGTGATGAAAGTGATAAGGCAATTGCAAATGATGAACAACTATTGCAAAACCTTCGGCCGCAcctaaatttgaatttattatcTATATTTGGGTATGCAGGTGTGACGTTATCTAGTTGGGTGTCCTCACTCTCAAATTTGACTGCTATTCAAATAGCGAATTGTAAGTGGCTTCAACATATCCCACCATTGGACCGATTCCCTTTTCTGGAGCGTCTTTATCTTAAAAACTTGAGTGAGCTGAAGTACATAGGCAATGATGGTAGTGACGTGTCCTCTTCTCCCCTGAAAATTCTCAGAACCCTCACACTTATTAATTTGCCAAAGTTGAGTGGATGGCGAAAGACGAGGGAAACAGATCATCTTCCATTATTCCCTTCATttccttccctttcttttttatgtatAAAGAATTGCCCTATGATGTCTCTGACAACaccctcctctccctctccccttTCCGATCTCCCCAAATTGAAGTATCTTTATCTTGTGGAATTAGAGCAACTTGAATATCTACCACTAGAGTGGCTGCAGAACCTCAGTTCTCTTGAGACCCTGGGGATTTTGGATTGTTGTAAAATGAGAATATCAATTTCTCCACTCTTTCAACATCTCACCTCACTTGAAAATCTGTTTATTCTTCGCTGCGAAGAACTTATCAGCAATGAGAATGAAGATGGCGCACATGGCCTTGGACCCACAAGGTTTGGTCATCTATCTATCATTGGCGttccaaatttggtttctcTCCCAATAGAGCTTAGAGATGTTACCACTCTGCAAGGGCTTCAAATTATGTATTGCCCTAGTTTGGTGTCTTTACCGGAGTGGATAAGCGATCTCACTTCACTTCAGGAGCTTGAAGTCGTAAATTGTCCAAAGTTAATATCACTGCCCGAAGGTATGCGCCGCCTCACCTCTTTACGTCGTTTGACAATTGCGGAGTGTCCTTGCTTGGAGGAAAGATGTGAACAAGGAACGGGAGAGGATTGGCCAAAGATTGCTCATGTCCCAAACTTTCGTAAAGGCAGCGATGGTAATCTCAAAGAATGGATAGCAAGCCGAACTCGCCAATTTGTTGAG CAAGCATATAGTTTCACGTATGGACACTTCTTCAGACAATCAGATTTGTACAAAGCTCTAACATTTACA GCTTGGTCTTTTAATTATCTTCTCAAAGATCATAAGGTGCTGAAAGCTGAAGCAGTAGATATTAGCCTTGGAGTGGATCAGGAGGCGTTTGTGAAAATGGTGCTCTATGTCCATTGCCCAAAAAGAGACAATTCCTTTGATACGTGCTGGCCT GTCTGTCAGCTTGAGCAGCAATTGTTTGATCATGTTTTCCCATCTTCTTCGGAGGATGTTTCATGTTTGGCTCCATTGATTAGTCCTCTGTTTATTGATCAAATATTCTCCTCTTTTTCCATGTGTGGTGCCATGGTTGAGGCTTATTCAATAGAAA TTTTGCTAATGCTAGATGGTTCAAATGGAGTCGCATCTCATCCTCTGCAGGAGCTGCAGCCCACAAAGACAACAGATGATCCCAAAATCAAGGCCTTGTTAGCCTTGggcacaaagaaaaagaagaaag GTAAAGATGGTGACAAAGGTGAGGAGTCAACACAAGCCTAG